The genomic region gtATTTTCAGAGCTCTGAGATTTAGTTGAGTTAGAGGCGAGGAGAGGTGAGGTGAGGTGAGGTCTTCTGTATTTCTTAGCACGCACGTAATAAGAATGCGCCACACCCACCacattgtatatttattttcatgttgAAATGGAAGATACAGTTTTGGAGAAAAGATTAGCAGAGCAACAATCTTGTTGTTCCTCCGAGGTCTGGATATTGAcctcaactctctctctctaaacaaaatatatgattcTTCAAATTTAAACACTAGTTAACTATATTGGAAGAAAAATCCCAAGTGTCTACATAAATGAAAACAGAGTCAGGTAAGAAATGCCTACCCAGGCAAACATTTACAACTACAATCATTTTCCATGTAAATTGGGAGCAAGCAAAATAGAGTTTTCTGATTAACAGTGCCATTAATTCACTTCACCGCTACAAAATCATCAACTTTTCTCAGAGTCCGCACAACCTCTGCTTTCCTTATCTCCCTCATCCGCAGCATTAACTTATCATCCAACAATCAAACCAAAAGTACCCTGTATATTCTACAACTAGTCACATTTGATGTTTCTGTAAATTCTCCTCACGAACAAGTTGGAGCCAAGGTATCCAACAGCACCTGAAATTTTGTACCCCATTAGGGGCACCAAAAACAAGTATTATCATCTGAATCTTTTctcttataataataatacatgttTATGCCCACTCAAAGAAACTTACCACATAGTATCCCCAAACCAAGGCAGAACATCAAAGTGTATCCAAAATAAAAGCTGGTCTGGAAGAAGCCTGACATCTTTGTCTTGACATGATAGTAATATATTGAATAGAAGTACACATAAAGAGCAGTTGAGGCGGCAGAGAAGAATGAAGTCCATTGCCAGTGATAGTTCTCAGCAGTGCCCACAATTGTCACGCAAATTGTGACAATGATCagaattacaaaaacaagCAGCATGAAGCCATACACGTAGTAAACCTATCAAcaagaaaaccaaaatatgAACGGTGTCAGAAATAAATGGCGGAGAGGGAGAGGGGGTCTTTAAATAAGACTTGCAGGCTATAAACTGAATTCACACTGAATGACAACGAGCTGTAGGAAGAGGAAGCGAAATGTACCAACCAAAGGGTCTCAATACACCCATAACTTAAAATGATCACACCAAGGATCTTTAACTCATTCACTTTagaagaaaagaggaaagTGTACATGATACTTTACAACAAATCTCGCCAAACTAAAAGTGGAGCATACTTCAACCAGATACAGCAgccaaaattttcataatataaattacgagaaaactcaaataaaattaccTTGTAATTCCAGAACGAAGTGAAGACAAAATACATTTCAATAAAGATACTCCCAAATGGAAGCAGTCCTCCCATGAGAGAGATAACAGATGGCGTCAGATACCATTTCTTCTCGGGAATTGGACGAGGGATGGTCTTCACCCGGCAAGGATTGTTTGGTGCACCACTCCAGTTTCTCCCGATAACGGTGCCAAGGAGAGCCAAGGGGAAGGAGATAAAGGCCCATATGACAAAAACAACCACCATGGTACCAAAGGGGATCGCAGCTAGAGAACCATAAAATATGGCAACTGTGTTCAGGATGAAGCCAATACCAAAGCACAAGAATGGGAAAAGTGATGCCGTGAGGATCATTGactttatccattttttgCCTAACAAGAGAGACCAAAAGTAAGAACTAGTAACCTCACAAGCAAAAGGAATAACAAACTGTAGTCATACAAgcataaaagaataaagaatgGAAGAAGTAAACGACATTCTTTCTTGATGGGGGAGGGGGTCGTTAAaacgaaacatacctccattacGAGAGTACATGCCACCGCTGACATAACCAGCAATAAATGAGGTAAAAGCATAGCATACAATAAAGGTCGTGACAATTGCTCCTCTCCTGAGTCACATAACATTGCAGCAGGTAGTTAAAACAATTAATCTAGCAAACACTACGAGGAAAAAGTCATACTCTACAGCGACATGTCAGAAAAAGGAACATGTCCAAGTGCCCCTCATGGCAGATGCATGTTACTGTGCAAAATCTTACTTCCTAACAAGCAAAAACTCTTTAATCCAGGGTGATTGACAAGCATCATTCAGACTTCAATGGTTATGCAAACTGCTTAGTTCATATACGCTAATAAAATGACATGTCAAACTGGTTGTGCATACCCTATGTATAGCATTCCAACAATTGCTAAAATGATGACAAGCAGAACAAGTGTTGCTAGTTGAGCACCAGTGCCGACGACAGCTGATAGTAGAGCCAAATTTTGGGGAGGCCGAAACACATCACCATGGACAAGTTTCCAACCAGATTCTTCACTTACATCCCGTTCCTGACAGGAAAAGTTCAAATATGAGCAGTCgtttaaaaaacacaagtcCTCTGATCATTGGAACAACTAACTACTAAACACACTCCGAATTAACACAAACTCCAAAGTTCATCATGTCAGAAGCATGATGCACAAACTACTGAAAAATAAACACATaccaaatatttgataaaacgACAAATACATGATCAGAAAACATTACCAGAGTCTCAAGATCGTCATCTTCCCGAGCATATTTTGCATAATCATTGCGGAGGGTGCGCATTAATATCATGGATACCAAGCCAGTAAGGAAAATTACCATCATGAAAGAATTAAAGACAGAAAACCAGTGGATCTGCAAAATGAGAAAACTTGGATGAGCTGGCTGGGAGAAATAATCACACGATAAACATTTAGGAAACAACTTGAGGAAATATCACCATCTTTGgagaaatattcaaaatacaGGATAATTTTGAAGCACATATATTAGCAGGAAACCTTTCAATAATAACAAATGTACCTGGTGCTCAAAAAAAGGATAATCCAGATAAACATCAAAACGGCGAGCAAACGTAATGTTAGTCGGGACCCATTTCACAGAGTAAGTCATGTCCAATACTCGCCCCTCCTCAAGTGGCTTAGGGTTTTCTTGAGTGAGATTGACATGAATAATCTGTAAGTGCAAATCatcaattcaaacaaataagCCACTTACATCTGGTTGGAGGAATGAATTAATacggaaaaagaaaaataataggcATGCAAGCCAACCTGGTTTCCATTGTAGTTAATAACAAGATTCTTGTGTGTCCAAAGCACATGCTTATTATCACGGTTTCTATCGGGAAGAACCTCACCAACAAAACCTTCATAAAAGAATTACCAATTCCATCACAGTTAAACATAGCCCAAATGGTGAACTAAACTGATGTATACAGATTAAAACATACCCCACAATGGCAGATCATCTGATCACAAGCAACCCATGAGGGTATCCATAAGGGTacacagaaaaagaaacaaaagttaGAGAGGAACATGAgggcataatttttaaaaaaaaaattataacaagctTACTAAACAGGAGTGTAAGTGTAAGGACAAAATTCATGATAACCATacccataaaaaattcaaaccagTATGAATTGTCAATTGCATCATTAAACTGTTTAGCCTTGGCAGCATCCAGTtcaatttcacaaattttagTCTTCTCCACATCTCCTGCAAAAGCAATGAACTAGATAGAATGCCGAAAGTTGTAGGAAATAAAAAGAGTATTGACTAAAGCAAAGCAGAAACAAGACATTACGCTTaaattttatctcaatttggCTATCAATAAGTTCATTGCCTCCAAGAACCTCACCAAGCCCGCCCCACTTGTGAGCAGCATTACCAGGTGGGTGGCAAAACGGGAGGCTGTAGTAGTTGTAGGTTTCTTGGGGATTGTTATATGGGCCAACCTTGTTTACCCAAAGAGTGACAGTCTCATCAGCTTGATACTGCAGATTAATTAGAAACATGTCAACTAATTAGAAGGCAGCACCAGCATGCAATCGATTCTTTCTGCACTAAACAATCAGAAAAACCGAAATCGCTAATCCATGgttaatatgaaaaagtaGACATTTCTAATACATCAACTTCTTCATGAAGCTTGTGTAAATAACTGTTTTTTCCATTTAGACAGCATCGCATAATTGAATAATCAGACACCAAAAGACACACGATTTGATGGAAGTGGATCCGGACATATTTGTTACCCGTGAGAGGAGAACTAGTGCAAATTACAGTGTCAAGCACGCCCTTTGATTCTCCAAATGAATAGAACTTAATAACCAGCATAAGGAAAAACACAAGCTGCGGCTTTATCGTTTCAATCTTGTTTTCCCTAAGCTTTCTAAACTTGTTATCCAACTTTGGGTAATTCAAGGGCAAGAGTACATGAGAGAAAGGAAACACTCTATAACTCGCATCAACCTAAATGCATAAATAAAATGACCTGTTTGTTCTTCCTGTCATTACCTTGACCTAATATAAATCAAGAAGAAGTCTTGTTGCCATTTACACAACCAATTTGGCAAAAGACATAACAAAACAAtaaccaaaatccaaatctTAACGAGAAACAAAATATGCATCAAACGGGACCGAAAGCAACAGAGATATAAAAGGCAGATTGAAACAAGATCTGCGAACAATCAACGAAGGAAATTCAGAAGGCAGGCGGGGTAAATCACTAAATTCTCACCTTGGCGAGAGTGGAAGAAAAGAGGAAGgcgaagaagaagatgaagacgCAGAGAAATGGAAGGGCGGAGCGCATCGCTTCGTTGTGGAGAAGGCCAGTCAGAtctgaaacaagaaaaattcagaagattgaaaatttaagAGAATGGGAAATATATAAGTCCCACTTTTGTGTTTGAATAATGATGGTTTGAAGGGGAGTTTATTCAGATCTCAGGAAGGAATTGGAAAGGGGTTGGATTTGGAGTGAGTAGAGATGGAGAGAGGAGGATTTGGGGTTGGGGTTGGGGTGGAAGTGGGAGTTGGGAGGAGAAATAGTAGACAAGTGCAAATCTGGGACTGGGTTTATGGCTTCCTTCCTTCCTTCTTCACCTACTGTCCCTCTCTCACTCAATAAGAAAggggtatatatatttgaaactaattacataaattttgtagaaattgaatatcttgaatataaaaatagttaattaagaaattaaaacgttaattcatttatcataaacaaaaaacaaatatattctttttaaattaaatgattatttatatgatgatgaggatgatgatatatagataaaaagaaaaaaattaagcttTACTATCTAACAACATTctcaaaaaaattagcatatGTTCTTTGGGTTTgttttttatactaatatagaaagaaaagaggatCAGTCATAGACATGCAAGCTAGCAACCCCTCGGCCCAAGGCCCTATATTATATCATGACTGATGATTGTGTGTCCAGCCCAAGCCAAGCAGGCCgggtttatatataattaagaccCTAAAGTGTGTAGCAGCAGGcccaaactaattaatttaatagaaaaatggaagttaaaataagaatatatatggAACCAGGTGTTAAGCTGTTGGTTTGCATGAACCCCACCCCGTCTCCACGTATACATGCAAAATGTGAGTGAGGACAAGTCATAAGCCCATCTACCACCTCCACATTTTGTGGGACTTTGCGTTTAATATTTGCTCATCCATCACATTCAGACCTCTCGTACTAGTCTGCACTGCACTTACAAAAATGTCTTCGGATACCACCATTAATCATGTAATGAATCCTGATGATACTACTGTTGATGGAATGGTGGATTACGCTGGCAGGCCTGCCATAAGATGTCAATCCGGCTACTGGCGATCTGCATCCTTCATCATAGgtaattaacatatattttcatccattcATTAATTGGTTGCTACCTCGAAATCAAGATTGAATGGGTGCATGCAGCAGGGGTTGGAGCCGCGGAGAGGTTTGCATATTATGGAATAAG from Sesamum indicum cultivar Zhongzhi No. 13 linkage group LG3, S_indicum_v1.0, whole genome shotgun sequence harbors:
- the LOC105159553 gene encoding transmembrane 9 superfamily member 1, with amino-acid sequence MRSALPFLCVFIFFFAFLFSSTLAKYQADETVTLWVNKVGPYNNPQETYNYYSLPFCHPPGNAAHKWGGLGEVLGGNELIDSQIEIKFKRDVEKTKICEIELDAAKAKQFNDAIDNSYWFEFFMDDLPLWGFVGEVLPDRNRDNKHVLWTHKNLVINYNGNQIIHVNLTQENPKPLEEGRVLDMTYSVKWVPTNITFARRFDVYLDYPFFEHQIHWFSVFNSFMMVIFLTGLVSMILMRTLRNDYAKYAREDDDLETLERDVSEESGWKLVHGDVFRPPQNLALLSAVVGTGAQLATLVLLVIILAIVGMLYIGRGAIVTTFIVCYAFTSFIAGYVSGGMYSRNGGKKWIKSMILTASLFPFLCFGIGFILNTVAIFYGSLAAIPFGTMVVVFVIWAFISFPLALLGTVIGRNWSGAPNNPCRVKTIPRPIPEKKWYLTPSVISLMGGLLPFGSIFIEMYFVFTSFWNYKVYYVYGFMLLVFVILIIVTICVTIVGTAENYHWQWTSFFSAASTALYVYFYSIYYYHVKTKMSGFFQTSFYFGYTLMFCLGLGILCGAVGYLGSNLFVRRIYRNIKCD